acAATTGTAAATTGCATACAATAtcttcattatttcagtatatgaAATCATatattgtgtacagtatttatctTTGGCGCTGCATGCACCACAGGTACAGATCAGCTACACTAATGAACAAGTGTAATTCAGCAGCTTGATGATGAATTGCTGCTTCCATGGGTGGAAATACAATCCATGCTTTTTCTGTCTTCCTGGGTGCTCCACACTCGCTTGACTCAGGACTCAACAACTAGTCTAGTCTACTCGTTATGGTATCGAAAAACCAAACACCTGGTTTGTAATTTGGTAATTTCAGCGatacaataaaaaaaggagCGTGAAAGGTGTGCTATGATTCCTGACCCTTGGAGTATTTTGACCAGTACATAGCAGACAATTGgaaactgtattttaaaaaagggtCCTCAAATCGGGAACCAGTGACCATGAGGCTCGGCAAAACATAGGTTAGGGGGCCACAAAATAATtatgtggcatttaaaaaaaactttagtcTCATTGCATTGTTTGGCACGTCATATTTGACTGTTTtcggaaaacaaaaaaaacaactttattctcataacaatacaacttttttcgtaatgttacaataaaatatgaatttgttttcataatattatgacctTTTTCCTGAAACTAGTCAAATTTGACTTCAAAACTTAAATGAcatttaggggcagggttgtcGAACTGGAGGGAGGAGGGGCAAATGTCCCAGGGCCCTGAGCATTTGGGGGGCCCTGGCTGCTGCTCCCCCACCTCCATCAACAAAACAATATCTGGATGAGAAAATTCTGTCCACAAACCCAAACCCCCTCGACGAAATAACCCAACCTCCCTCCCCTCCATGAAGGTGCTGTATTGGGGCCCAGAATCTGGTGCTACGCTCCTGTTTAGAGGTACATATGATACAGTGGTACTGTGAGATTCGACTGACCCGACTTACgtgtttttcgagatatgagcagTCGTTTGTCTGAGTTTTTAATTTGACTTGCGAAAAAAAATTGCCGATTtcagcgctgtatggtggcagtgaacgcagcagatagtgaacaatcttgcaaaaaagaggcttcaagctgtttatcgatacttccagttaaagtttactgtcagactaaatataaaacaaagagaaatgcataatgtgtatgtgtaaacaaccacatagcttcaGCTAACAAGTctatttagcttaatgctaacaatgccATAAATGGGCTAGTGAATAGCTTCACCGTTGTGGTGTCACCCTTTAAGCGACGGACACTTGAACACATATAGTGGGGCAAGACatatagacagataatataacaataatcacaggAAATCATCCTCTGCGAACGAGTTTTGACCAGCTCCTtcatgtatatctgtatgtctgtattatacttggcagctggttagcacatctgcctcgcagttctgaggaacagggttcaaatcccagccccacctgtgtggagtttgcatgttctccccgtgcctgtgtgggttttctccgggtactctggtttcctcccacatcccaaaaacatgcaaggtaggtaattgaagactctaaattgcccataggtgtgaatatgtgtgcgaatggttgtttgtttatatgtgccctgcgattggctggcgaccagttcagggtggaccccacctctcgcccgaagatagatgagataggctccagcacgcccgcaaccctagtgaggataagcgggacagaagatgaatgaatgaatgtattatactgcccccaggtggccaaggagcATACACcagcaggagcagcacaatgtccattgaattgaacccaaaaatgtggcaaaaacggtttcattcttcacattctatttaattatgtcatcactgtattttttcatgCTGTAGAGAGTATAGCGTgttattttttcttgaaaaaaaatagatttaaacattcttttttttgtggggaggCAAGAACAGATTAcagcatttcaattgggaaGGGTGATTTGAGAGACAAATGTTTTGCGTTACGAGTGTGGTCCCGGAATGAATTAAAttcctatctcaaggcaccactgtagttgtgtttaattggtgttaggaATATGAGGggtcattagaaaaaaaaaaatctgaaaagggGTTCcgggacccaaaaagtttgagaaccgctgctttaaaaaaataattgaatgttCTCgtaagatttgtttttcttagtGATTATGTTTATAAGAAATAAAGCTGATGTGTCTTGACCAACCAGGACATATCCAAAGGGACTGAGCGTGTCCATGCAGAGCTCACTCCACTGGTCTGAGAAAAGCGCATCCTTCAGCCGCTTGTTGATCATGGAGTTCACCTCCTGGAGCCTGCACAGTGTGAAgaattgacaacaacaacaacaaaaacgcaaCAGAAGAGGGACAGATGAGCATGTGGGCATCCTGGCATAGCCATTCTGCTTACCCAATGACCAACATGTCAACACTCCCATCTGACACACTGGGTCCAAACAGATCGCTGACATCATCCGGCGGGACGGCCGAGCCCACGTTCCATGTGGCGATGAGGACCCTGTGACAGTGCACACGCCGCATTAGCTTTCAGTGATAGTGAACATGTAATCTCTTGCTCTAAGTGTGGCTGCATAGACggggagaacaaaaaaaaaattaatctctCGTTTTACCCCAGTGATGTTAAAAGTGTTCGTGGAGTGATAGTGGTTAGAACAGCTGCCTTGACGTTCTCtggttcagggttcgaatctcaggcTCTGTCTTCCTGccactttccaaaaaccttCATGTTAGCTTCAGTAaagactctgaattgtccataggtgtgaatggtggtttgtctgtatctgccctgcgattggctgacgacaaGTCTAGgaagtaccccgcctcttgtccaaagtcagatAGGATAGGCTCCCACTCACACGCAAGTCATGTGACGTGCaactacataaaatggatggccTTTGGGTAAGCGGCGAGGTAGATGACAGACCGGAAGTGAACCGTGAACAAGTTACATATGTTTAAACACAGTAAAGGACAGGTGTATTATAGTGATCTACATTTATGTCATGATTAAAACTATACATATTGTGATAATGATAACACAGTTTGAGAAACTCCAGTAAAAAGTCTACAACAACTTTCTCGGGTCAAAATGTttaacttgctcttattttaatgctattgtgtttgttttttttctttatggtagaaataaataaaataataaatacgcTGTATTTCTACTCATCTGACAGTTTGAATAGAACCTGAGcctttttattataaataagactgtaatactgtacattaaggCATGGCAGTGGCAGCATTACGTTttggggttgttgttgttttttttcagctggaactgggatCTTAGTCAAAGTGGAGAGATTAtaaaacagttccaaatagcagtcagtgttagaccaaaatcttcaggcttctgttggaaagcaaaaaaaaaaaaaaaaaaaaaaaaaagaaaaaagaaagaaagaaaatgtcaggaaaagccttctagaacatctgaactttatttggtgtTAATCAGAGGAACGTTAAATGGtgatgtgtgtgtaaaatgtgtgctgactcccgttTCACACGAGTTTGAATGTTTGGTTCATTCTGTACACagcacatccccagttatacaTACATTATCATACATACATGACCTcagttgatttttattttccctctcTAAATTGAGTTGTAGAAGTTattggtcacattaatggtggaaaaacgttttaaaaagatttatcttggtctagtTTTTATACAtcacatttgaacaagggtgtgtagactttttataagaCTTTTAGTAGCTATTTTCAGACCTTCAAGCCCCTACGTCATCCTCCCTCTATAGCAAGTTGTATTGTAGTGGATCAAAAGGCGCTGCAAGCGAGCCGATGCGAAGCCTGCCAAGTGGATTTAATGCAGCTGCGTCACTCTCTCAGGAAGAAGCTTTTAGAGAAAAGAGCCGCTTTGATTCATATGACGCCTTCGGGCGCGTATTAGCTTGCTTACTGCGTCTGCTGTATTCGAATACAACATATGGAGCCTTGTACACAATGGCTAGACAGACAGCAATTAACAGACACGAGCGTCAATCGAGGAATCAATAGCGATTGCCTCACCTGAAGTCATTGTTATCGCCACTGGTCTTGTGACACTGCGCTTGTGTTGTATTGACAGGTGGTTGAGGACTGACACTACAATTTGGGCTCAGGGAGGCCTGAGGACTGTGAGGAGACACCGAGGACTCTAATGGGGAACGAGGCAGGATGTGGGCACTCTGAGGTCCTGGGATGCAAACCGGGATCAAATCTATATCCTTGGTCGGGACCCTGGTGGGTCGAGGAGCAGGTTTCGTCCCGAGGGCGCTGGGTCTCGGTCGGCTTATGCCGGCCAACGATACAGGGGCCGACCCGGACTTGATTTGCATTTGGTCTCTCGCTGCGGGAGGTTTGAGTGCAGGCTGGTTGTCCTGCGCAGTCCCACATGATCCAATGACAGGGGGTCCTTGAAGTGGACATGGACCTGCTGTGGTTAGTGCACAGCGTCCAGGTTGCACGTTGGGACCACGAGGAAGTGCAATGGGTGGTTTCTGCTGTGTGTGATCCATTAGCCTGCAAAAAATAGCATACAATAAACACTGGGAAACATCAAGATGGGTCTTTTTCGTTTTAATTGTGCAAAAGAGGAGAAATAGTATTGAGGACAAGTTCGacaaggttcaaatcccgccctcgcctgtgtggagtcggcatgttctccccgtgcctgcgtggggtttttccgggtactccggtttcctcccacagctcAAAAACATgtaaggtaggttaattgaggactctaaattgcccgtagttgtgaatgtgagtgcaaatggttgtttatttatacgtgccctgtgattggctggcgaccagtttagagtgtaccccgcctcttaaccgaagatagctgggctaggctccagcacgcccatgaccctagtgaggagaagcagtacggaaaatgaatgaatgtaagcCATAAGCATGTCTCTATTGCACTCTATGtgtaatgaatctatataaaaCAACCGTTTCACTTTCTGAAACAACTGACAAAAAATATCAAACTTTTTCACCATATCCATTTTTTTTGAACTCACATTCCCTATGgacatttttggggaatgtggtaGGAATccagagtacccggacaaaacccatgcaagcacggggagaacatgcaaagtctacAGAGAaaggccagagccgagattcaaaccaagAACCTCACCATTGTGAGGCACACGTGCTAACCAATAGGCCTAACGTAgtgtcatccatccagccatccattttctgtacagtttataaTCACTGGGGTCGCGtacgtgctggagtctatcccagctatctatccaacagccattcgcacctacgggcaatttagagtattcaatcgacctaccgtgcatgtttttgggatgtgggaggaaacaggagtacccggagaaaacccacgaaggcacggggagaacatgcaaactccacacaggcggagccggggattgaaccccggtctgcagaactgtgaggcagatttggcGAACCAGTCATCTACGGTGCCGCCTCGTACTGTCATGTCGTGTCCAATTCTTCTTTAAATTTTCCGTGAGACGCCACTGACCGACCGATCCCCAGACATCCACTGATGATGCCATCACGAGTCTGCAAATGGGGTCTGAGGAACTAAGTTTGGACCTCTGTCCTGTTCCTGAGCAATATTAATTAGCGCCTGACCTCCTTTTGAATGGCAACGGAGGACACGTGCagaattgcaatgaagttgagCTCAGACAGGTTAAAAGGTACCCACCACCACCCTACAACCATCACCACCAACCACCACTTGTTTACCCGAGCATCGTTTAAATTATTCATGATATGCAAATTGGCATCCAAATAGCCTTGAATTCACCACCACCACAGTATTGTTATTCCTACAAAGGCAGAATATTAAATACAGCTCCGAATTGGCTCTCACGAGACCGTGATGTTGATATTTGTCCTACCTTTCATGCGTTCTGCCGCAAGGTGAAGCGCTGAGTGCAGCTCATAAATTCCTTAAGGGTGGATGGAGAACCGGATCGGAGAGAGAGGCGGTGTTGGTGGTACGCGGGCCACCGGGCTGTCGGGACAGGAGGTGGTCACGTGACTTCGTACATGTTGactgatgaggaggaggaggagggggagggggaggaggaggaggattggAGCTGATCCGACCTAATGTTGCAACATGCAGTTGGACACAGCATCCTGCACGTCAACCCCGCTatgtccctctctctctctctctctctctctctctctcgctctcccatCAGTGACGCATGCATGACATGCATAGTTGAGATCATCtacttcaaaaaaataaatagatgtcAGTATTctccaaataaaatatttaaataaataaatacataagaacacatttaaaaaaaaaaacatcaccgcaacaataataataataataataatcactaaaAATGCTGGTTATGAAATGTTTTACCGATTATTTATATCTGTGGCCGCACGGTGCGTGACTGGTTaggatgtctgcctcacagttctgagggcccgggttcaaatcaggAAATTAAAAATAACCGCTTCACCAAATCTAAAGATATTATTGTCTGATCACATTTTGCAACAcatgcattttctttattgAATGGCAGActacaactggttagcacatctgcctcacagttttgaggacccgggttcaaatcccgccctcgcctgtgtggagtctgcatgttctccccgtgcctgcgtgagttttctccgggtactgcggtttcctcccacatcccagaaacatgcgtggtaggttgattgaagactctaaattgcccgtaggtgtaaatgtgagtgccaatagttgtttgtctatatgtgccctgcgattggctggcgcccagttcagggtgtaccacgcctctcgcgcCTCTTCTAGCTGCGTAGCTTTACCCGTCCACCTATGTATGTCATGTATGTCTGGAGGCTGTAATAAGTACAGCGCCCAGTAAAGGTAAACCATCATAATATAAAGTGCTACTAAAATGTACTTCCTGAGGCCAAAGCAGAAGCAAGCACAGCGATCCTGGATTGAAACCTCTCTGGATTCGCTGGATGTAGGTGACTTACTGTACTTTTGAACTTAAACTGGTCAGATCTTCAGAGATACTGAATCACTGGGTCAAGAATCACAGGACAGTACGAGACCTTCTCCTTCATTACATTTCCACACGGTGAGGTTGCCCATGTTTGGCTTCATCTAGCAGCTCCCGGGGCCGCCTTGGGTTTGACATTTGGATTCTGGTCATTGCAACCAGGTGGGAAACATGGTCAGATGTCAGCTGCTCCTCTGTGCGTGTGATCAAGTCTGAGAGAGCAGCAATGTCCATGTTGAGAGCCTcaatcctcttcttcttcatccaACCCTTCTTCTGCTCTTCCTTCCTCCCAGCAGACAAGGTGGCCTCCTCCTCAACCTGCAGAAAGTGACGAAACTCCTCAAAATTGCTTTCATCTCTAGTACATTTATAACCTTCCAGGTGTTCCGCCAAGTCCTGGAGCCCTTCTTAGAGTTTCTCTCTGCAATCTCAAGCAGCTTCATCGAGGGGACGGAATTTGTTGCCGCCGTGGATTTTGTATCTCTGCAGATGAGACACACAAGCTCCTGGTGGTCCGAAAAGGAGAGGTTCACGTTCTTCTTGTTCAATCTGCAGATGGCCTCTGTCTCCACTGAGGCTTGTGACAAGCCTACAGACCCGACATGACTGGTCTCCTTTCTCCTCCCACCACTGCTGCACACTCTCGCGACAGATGCCGTGACTACACGGCAGCATAAAAGGATCTTTCGAGACGACAAAAGCTTTGAATGTTCACTCCAAGGAGAGGGGACACGTAAAACACGTCGTAAAAAAGTTTAGTGTCACTTAATTAAAGATGCTCATTGAATTAAGGTTTTTGCTTTCAATAGGCacatattagttttttttttgtttttttttttccccactggtGGACATTGTTCCCCACCACTAGTTATATGAATTGGAAGCAGGTCAGCGTTGCCCAACATCCTGCTAAATTGGCAGGTGGAAAGACAGTTGTTAGCTGTCAATTTAAGATCAGAGGAAGGTGACAACATGGTATGGTGCGGCACATGAGAGACAAACATGAACATATTTGAATCTTACAATTCCGTTTTTGCGGGCACAGGGGTGGCCTACCATCCTGAATTGAGTTTTTATGGGGAGGGATGTCTGGAAATGGTGGAAATTAGTGGTGCTATACAATATCTccacttttattattttgaaccGCATCAGCTTCACCACAGGCACTGCTAAGATGGCTGGCGGAAAAGACGGCTTGTCGCTGTTAACAAGGTCAGAGGAAGGTCGTTGGCTATCTGCTGGAAAGGAAGACTTGGAAGGTAAATAATCACGGTTATACTTAAGTAGTTTATGGGATTGAGGTTTTGAATTTCACCTTGTAGCTATAATTTTGGAACCAAGGTGTTTAGCCAAATGTCATGTTAGCCCTGTAGGGGTCATTTCAACGTGAATTTTTTTGGCAAGCCTACTTGCCTTGGTCATGGTCAAGAAGTAATTATCCCCTTGACATTGTCAAGTGATACCCGTGAGTGAAGTCATCATGTTTTAAGCTCTGGCCAGCTGAAGCAGTGAAAGTTGGCACCATCCGACTGCAAAGGTGAGTAGATTTTAGATGGAAAATACTCATTTACGATTGAACGGATGGTGGTTCAATGGTTCACTAAGTCAGCCATTAATGGCCAATAgatgttcacattttaaaaagttaagaTTTTGAACCCAGGGTGTGGGCCTATTACAACAGGATAATGTGGGGGCAGAGGGCAGACATTCTTGTGGTCCTTTTGGTCTATGCCTTAGGCACAAGATCAAAACAGCCATCAAATCAAACTGGTAGAAAgagatattttatttgtcaacGCAATGGAGAATGTACATTAGCAATTTGAAAGCAAGAAGTGCAACAATAAATACCGTAATGATAACTATACGACAAACCACTTCTTGGTGAAAGGGAACAGCACTCATTTCTCATGATCTTTGTTTGCAATTTGATATCAGCCAACAATCAACATTCAAGAACGGAACCCCGAATGACTGGAGGACCCAGACAGAATGTTTGCATGGCAAGAAAGTTAATTTTACAGGTCCAGCTCCGCTTGACCTTTCGTCTGTGTTTTTGCTCTGCCTCGATCCCTTTTGCGCATTTGTGACAGATTGTATGGCCTTTTTATATGAAGACTCATCCCGGTTGCCATTTCAACAGCCAGGATATGGCAACACTTGCCTGTGCTGGGGCAGCAGCATTCGGCCCCGTCGGGGTTGTTCTGAACTACGTGGACAGTCTCATTCCAAGGGCTTTTAACCACAAACACGCCCGCAGACGAAGTCAGGCTCACCAACCCCATCTTGACTACTGTGTTCGCTAATGAGGTCTGAAACATCGAtagctttgtgtttttgtgttctctGCTCTGTTCATCTCTCAGATGGTCCTTGACTTTCCCAACAATGTCCTCCAAAGGAACAAATGAGGGTATGTCGATATCCGTCAAAGGCACAGGGACCCCCCGCTTCAGGTTGTAACTGCCCAACCCATATCTAGCCCTTTGAAACTCAGATAAAAAGAATGACTGCATGTAGTAGAAAGACAGAACCATGGCATCAACCGGAAGTTCCTTCCATTCATCTTGTGATTTAAGCATTTTATGCATACTTTCACTGATGTTGTTGGTTGGACCGTTATGTTTGAATGCATCAAATTGTTCCGTGCCAAAGAAAGCTATGTTGGATAGGTCTTCCCTCAAGTGCTGGTTGAAATATTTGATAAATTCCTTTGGCCACATGGCTGCAAATTTGCTGTAATGTGCTTCAAACTCATCTCTGTTACGCAAATTAATTAGTTCCTCAATTTGATCTTTTAGTACCTCTATGTCATCCCTTGTGCAGCCGTTCTTTTTCACCCAGTATTCAATGTCATGCAAGACACGGTTCCTGCACAAAACAAGGCTAATGTTAGGGAACCTCGTCTTCAAGGCCTCGACAATTCCCTTTTCTCGGCCAACAGCGATGGGCACACTGTGGAATTTTTCTTCACCCATTCGAAGTTTCCCCAGAATGTCATGAAGAAACATTTCATGATGTTGCATCAATTCACGTTCATGCAGCATAAAACCAACAGGAAACACAGGATCATCCACAAGGGATGTGTTTCTCACAGTAAGCACTGAAACATAGAAGTCACCCATCT
The sequence above is a segment of the Phyllopteryx taeniolatus isolate TA_2022b chromosome 15, UOR_Ptae_1.2, whole genome shotgun sequence genome. Coding sequences within it:
- the LOC133489966 gene encoding uncharacterized protein LOC133489966 — its product is MAFMQKDSEFTRAEVEAILLDVEKYKDCISHEPPVEPTGGDVFLYQSLQGGRCTMDLKFDQKMWKQKGSNLHNIKKYGGRVLKRYYHIRTTQCDKGSAEFRKNVYCLVPQVDCKSATALYLIHYLGNESVDVLKKHGSSKPERVFISSKKEVFAKILHEDDRQAPTKEEHMPVNFPHHLKQVQNATYATRSAQGISHDEMYSIHELAYQLPGFVWYISTFPDLLVFAGMPEMMDLAQDNLEEAVEFKYPQMLGYETTFQMGDFYVSVLTVRNTSLVDDPVFPVGFMLHERELMQHHEMFLHDILGKLRMGEEKFHSVPIAVGREKGIVEALKTRFPNISLVLCRNRVLHDIEYWVKKNGCTRDDIEVLKDQIEELINLRNRDEFEAHYSKFAAMWPKEFIKYFNQHLREDLSNIAFFGTEQFDAFKHNGPTNNISESMHKMLKSQDEWKELPVDAMVLSFYYMQSFFLSEFQRARYGLGSYNLKRGVPVPLTDIDIPSFVPLEDIVGKVKDHLRDEQSREHKNTKLSMFQTSLANTVVKMGLVSLTSSAGVFVVKSPWNETVHVVQNNPDGAECCCPSTGKCCHILAVEMATGMSLHIKRPYNLSQMRKRDRGRAKTQTKGQAELDL